A single genomic interval of Prunus dulcis chromosome 5, ALMONDv2, whole genome shotgun sequence harbors:
- the LOC117628368 gene encoding CBS domain-containing protein CBSCBSPB1-like, whose product MASQGGSSRRSLSLTNTSLQDKKKSSDVSNGGPESARKSFSASRSIGLTGERTVKRLRLSKALTVPENTSIQEACRRMAARRVDALLLTDSNALLCGILTDKDIATRVISRELNLEDTLVSKVMTRNPIFVLSDTLAVEALQKMVQGKFRHLPVVENGEVIALLDIAKCLYDAIARMERAAEKGKAIAAAVEGVEKHWGTSTSGSNTFVETLRERLFRPSLSTIIPESSKVLTVSPTDTVLMTTKKMQEMRVSSAVVTVDNKPRGILTSKDILMRVIAQNLSPKATLVEKVMTQNPECATVDTPIVDALHTMHDGKFLHLPVVDRDGTVVAVVDVIHITHAAVATVGNTAGVSNEAANSLMQKFWDSAMALGPHEEDEDSRSEGSLKLASDGAETGRSLPFPSSNFPNTFAFKLQDKRGRMHRFTCNIQSLTDLITSIVQRMGDDIDRNNLPQILYEDEDRDKVILASDNDLVAAVEHAKQVGWKGLRLHLDYSGTRGRRRGSAGGSMDYAYADSAWSSAYSTVAAGAALVAGLGVLAYLKRSGN is encoded by the exons ATGGCTAGTCAAGGCGGTTCTTCTAGAAGAAGTCTGTCATTGACGAACACATCGTTGCAGGACAAGAAGAAATCCTCTGACGTTAGTAACGGAGGCCCTGAATCAGCCCGTAAATCTTTTTCGGCTTCTCGTTCCAT CGGGCTAACTGGAGAGCGTACGGTAAAACGCCTGAGGCTATCAAAGGCTCTGACAGTACCTGAAAATACCAGTATTCAAGAAGCGTGTCGTCGAATGGCTGCTCGTAGAGTTGATGCTTTGTTGTTAACTGACTCTAATGCATTGCTCTGTGGAATACTTACGGACAAG GATATAGCAACAAGAGTAATTTCTCGTGAGCTTAATCTCGAGGATACGCTTGTTTCTAAAGTTATGACAAGGAACCCGATATTTGTTCTTTCTGACACTCTCGCTGTTGAAGCCCTTCAAAAAATGGTGCAAG GAAAATTCAGACATTTGCCTGTTGTTGAGAATGGAGAGGTCATTGCTTTACTTGATATAGCAAAGTGCTTATATGATGCTATTGCTCGAATGGAAAGGGCAGCTGAAAAGGGAAAGGCTATTGCTGCTGCTGTGGAAGGTGTTGAAAAACATTGGGGCACATCTACTTCTG GTTCCAATACATTCGTTGAGACACTTCGGGAGCGGTTGTTTAGGCCATCCTTGTCTACAATTATTCCGGAAAGTTCAAA GGTTTTAACAGTTTCACCAACAGATACTGTTTTGATGACAACAAAGAAGATGCAGgagatgcgagtaagctctgCTGTTGTGACAGTTGATAACAAGCCACGAGGAATTCTTAC TTCCAAAGATATCTTGATGCGGGTAATAGCACAAAATCTTTCTCCGAAGGCCACTCTTGTAGAGAAG GTCATGACTCAAAATCCAGAATGTGCCACAGTTGATACACCAATTGTTGATGCGCTGCATACAATGCATGACGGAAAATTTTTGCACCTTCCTGTAGTAGACAGAG ATGGAActgttgttgctgttgttgatGTAATTCATATCACTCATGCTGCTGTAGCTACT GTCGGAAATACTGCTGGAGTCAGCAATGAGGCCGCAAACTCTTTGATGCAAAAGTTTTGGGATTCTGCCATGGCCTTAGGTCCACATGAGGAAGATGAGGATTCTCGAAG TGAAGGGTCATTGAAGTTGGCTTCTGACGGAGCAGAGACAGGGAGATCGCTTCCCTTTCCATCGTCAAATTTTCCTAATACGTTTGCTTTCAAACTTCAAGATAAGAGGGGTCGAATGCATAGATTTACTTGCA ATATTCAGAGTTTGACAGATCTTATAACctccattgttcagagaatgGGAGATGACATTGACCGCAACAACCTTCCTCAAATTTTG TATGAAGACGAAGACCGTGATAAAGTTATTTTGGCATCAGATAATGATCTTGTAGCAGCTGTGGAACATGCAAAACAAGTTGGTTGGAAG GGTTTGAGACTGCATTTGGATTATTCAGGAACACGCGGTCGCCGAAGGGGTTCAGCAGGAGGAAGTATGGATTATGCTTATGCAGATTCTGCATGGTCATCAGCATACAGTACCGTTGCAGCTGGGGCTGCTCTTGTTGCCGGATTAGGCGTTTTAGCGTACTTGAAGAGATCCGGCAACTGA
- the LOC117628543 gene encoding non-specific phospholipase C6, producing MGGSKTRPLLWPPSFSSIFLLFLTLSWTSQPTHLCLAQQQQQPIKTIVVLVMENRSFDHMLGWMKKAINPAINGVTGKECCPVSTKNADPKSICFSDDAEFVDPDPGHSFEAVEQQVFGSSSLPSMTGFVEQALSMSPNLSETVMKGFRPESVPVYAALVREFAVFDRWFSSIPGPTQPNRLFVYSATSHGSTSHVKKQLASGYPQKTIFDSVHENDMNFGVYFQNIPTTMFYRNMRKLKYISKFHQYDLKFKKDARKGKLPSLTVIEPAYFDLKGMPANDDHPSHDVANGQKLIKEVYETLRASPQWNETLLVITYDEHGGFFDHVKTPYVNVPNPDGNSGPAPYFFKFDRLGVRVPTIMVSPWIKKGTVMSGPQGPTPNSEFEHSSIPATIKKMFNLSSNFLTHRDAWAGTFEQVVGQLTSPRTDCPETLPDVVPLRSTEAKEDAGLSEFQGEVVQLAGVLNGDHFLSSFPDEMSKKMSVKQAHGYVKGAVSRFIRASKEAIKLGADQSAIVDMRSSLTTRSSVKN from the exons ATGGGAGGTTCAAAGACCAGACCTTTACTATGGCCACCTTCATTTTCCTCCATTTTCTTGCTGTTTCTCACTCTGTCATGGACTTCCCAACCGACCCATTTGTGTTTAgcccagcagcagcagcaacccATCAAAACCATTGTGGTTTTGGTCATGGAAAACAGGTCCTTTGATCATATGCTTGGGTGGATGAAGAAAGCCATTAATCCAGCAATCAATGGTGTCACAGGCAAAGAATGCTGCCCCGTTTCAACCAAAAATGCAGACCCAAAATCCATTTGCTTCTCAGACGATGCTGAGTTTGTGGATCCGGATCCGGGTCACTCATTTGAAGCAGTGGAGCAACAGGTATTTGGGTCTAGTTCCCTTCCTTCAATGACTGGTTTTGTAGAGCAAGCATTATCAATGTCCCCAAATCTCTCTGAGACAGTCATGAAAGGCTTTAGGCCTGAATCTGTGCCTGTTTATGCGGCTTTAGTGCGTGAATTTGCTGTATTTGATAGGTGGTTTTCTTCAATTCCTGGCCCAACACAACCCAATAGGCTTTTTGTGTATTCTGCAACTTCTCATGGCTCAACAAGCCATGTTAAGAAGCAATTGGCTTCAGGGTATCCACAAAAAACCATATTTGATTCGGTTCACGAGAATGACATGAACTTTGGTGTTTACTTTCAAAACATACCCACCACTATGTTCTATAGAAATATGAGGAAATTGAAGTACATTTCTAAGTTTCATCAGTATGATTTGAAGTTTAAGAAAGATGCCAGGAAGGGGAAGCTCCCAAGTTTAACTGTGATTGAGCCGGCCTATTTTGATCTAAAGGGAATGCCTGCAAATGATGATCACCCTTCTCATGATGTTGCCAATGGGCAAAAACTAATTAAGGAGGTCTATGAGACACTGAGAGCAAGTCCTCAGTGGAATGAGACCCTTTTGGTCATCACCTATGATGAACATGGTGGATTTTTTGATCATGTCAAGACTCCTTATGTTAATGTTCCTAACCCAGATGGGAACAGTGGCCCTGCTCCATATTTCTTCAAGTTTGATCGGCTTGGGGTTCGTGTACCGACAATTATGGTCTCTCCATGGATTAAGAAAGGGACTG TAATGAGTGGTCCACAAGGACCTACACCAAACTCTGAGTTTGAGCATTCTTCAATCCCTGCCACCATAAAGAAGATGTTCAACCTCTCCTCTAACTTCTTAACTCACAGAGATGCATGGGCCGGCACATTTGAGCAGGTTGTTGGGCAATTGACTTCTCCCAGGACTGACTGCCCAG AGACCTTGCCAGATGTGGTGCCTTTGAGGAGCACAGAGGCGAAAGAAGATGCCGGTTTATCCGAGTTTCAGGGCGAGGTAGTCCAATTAGCCGGTGTACTTAATGGTGACCACTTCTTGAGCAGCTTCCCTGATGAAATGAGCAAGAAGATGAGTGTGAAGCAAGCTCACGGGTACGTAAAAGGTGCTGTTTCAAGGTTCATTAGAGCAAGCAAAGAGGCCATCAAATTGGGAGCAGACCAGTCAGCAATTGTAGATATGAGATCCTCCCTCACAACAAGGTCCTCggttaaaaattaa
- the LOC117627929 gene encoding thylakoid lumenal 17.9 kDa protein, chloroplastic translates to MSLMVGHLLPPTSKHSFTKTSHCLQNPKASLQSSAPKPTILPSLLSLALSVTLSSPFPALAVPSLNSQSNLVPPPTTPFSQSKNLQTGLENGKIRPCPSINPGCVSTNPRSSSFAFPLTIPANSSDNAIQRLKEAILETQKNAKIQILQDTPDGGQYLQAEFDGGFGRDVLEFLVKGDLVSYRCMATKVTYLYPFTTALGNSKGQEERMKKITDQLGWYAPSFEAMD, encoded by the exons ATGAGTTTGATGGTTGGTCATCTTCTACCTCCAACTTCCAAACACTCATTCACTAAAACCTCTCATTGCcttcaaaacccaaaagctAGTTTGCAAAGTTCAGCCCCAAAGCCCACAATCTTACCCAGTCTACTCTCTTTGGCTCTCTCTGTAACACTCAGCTCACCTTTTCCTGCTTTAGCAGTCCCTTCTCTCAACTCCCAGTCCAATTTAGTCCCTCCCCCCACCACTCCATTCTCTCAATCCAAGAATTTACAGACTGGGCTGGAAAATGG AAAAATCAGACCTTGCCCATCGATAAATCCAGGCTGTGTGTCAACAAATCCAAGGTCATCATCGTTTGCATTTCCATTGACGATTCCTGCAAATTCTTCAGACAATGCAATTCAG AGGTTGAAAGAAGCAATCTTGGAAACTCAAAAGAATgcaaaaattcaaatcttgCAAGATACCCCTGATG GAGGCCAATATCTACAAGCTGAGTTTGATGGAGGGTTTGGCCGAGATGTGCTGGAGTTTCTGGTGAAAGGAGACTTGGTTTCTTACAGGTGCATGGCCACAAAAGTAACCTACTTGTACCCTTTCACTACTGCTTTAGGGAATTCAAAGGGACAAGAAGAAAGGATGAAGAAAATCACTGACCAGTTGGGTTGGTATGCTCCAAGTTTCGAAGCCATGGACTAA